From the Cryptomeria japonica chromosome 2, Sugi_1.0, whole genome shotgun sequence genome, one window contains:
- the LOC131859498 gene encoding alpha pinene synthase, chloroplastic-like, giving the protein MAERTNVKVDKNWNQTTKESKYCGTKGAPCIVEEDDEEKEEKETGKKELEKWEICIDSFMVEATWIDTGYIPSLEEYLENGKVSFGYRVVTLQPLLSLDVPINDAIIKEIDYPSKFNDLLCLTLRLRGDTKTFKAEADRGELASGIACYFKDNPRSTEENALEYLNSLIDEKLKELNWEYLKPDNVPIISKYHKYALSKGIQLLYKERDGISVSDIETKKLITKAMIEPVPI; this is encoded by the exons ATGGCTGAAAGAACAAATGTAAAAGTAGATAAAAATTGGAACCAAACTACAAAAGAGTCTAAGTATTGTGGAacaaaaggtgctccttgcattgtagaagaagatgatgaagagaaggaagaAAAGGAGACTGGAAAAAAGGAATTAGAGAAG TGGGAAATTTGCATAGATTCTTTCATGGTGGAAGCAACTTGGATTGATACGGGGTATATACCATCTTTGGAGGAATATTTAGAGAATGGAAAAGTAAGCTTTGGGTATCGTGTTGTGACCTTACAACCACTACTATCATTGGATGTGCCCATTAATGATGCTATTATAAAAGAAATTGATTACCCTTCAAAGTTCAATGATCTTCTATGCTTAACCCTTAGATTAAGAGGTGACACAAAGACTTTCAAG GCTGAGGCAGATCGTGGAGAACTAGCATCGGGCATAGCATGTTATTTCAAAGACAATCCTAGATCTACAGAGGAGAATGCATTGGAGTATCTCAATTCCTTAATTGATGAAAAACTCAAGGAACTAAATTGGGAATATTTGAAACCTGATAATGTTCCAATAATCAGCAAATATCATAAATATGCATTATCAAAAGGTATCCAACTTCTCTACAAAGAAAGAGATGGAATTAGTGTCTCAGACATTGAGACAAAAAAACTTATCACCAAAGCCATGATTGAACCAGTACCTATATAA